A part of bacterium genomic DNA contains:
- a CDS encoding efflux RND transporter permease subunit, producing the protein MKLAEVSINRPVFTTMVILALIVFGLVSLQLLGIDLFPNVDFPMVTVTTILPGADPETMETRVTDVIEEAVNTLSGIKTLRSSSSEGVSMVFIEFELEKNVDVVAQDVRDKVASIRSELPKDVEAPIVDKLDLQSSPIIGLTLSGDKSVKELTRFADKVVKERLQQIIGVGGVKIVGGRDRQIRVWLNANKMEAYQLSAPEVVMALGSENVDIPGGRIESEVRELVVKTKGEFESPTAFNDLVLTYRNGFPIKLKDIATIEDGEEDERSLSLLNGQRAVALLIRRQSGTNMVQVAHRVKAEIKKIQESLPPGMHMEIAQDMSTYTEESVRDIRFHIIFGGLLAIAIVFVFLRNIRTTLISAVAIPTSIIATFSFIKAMGFTLNMMTLLGLSLSVGMLIDDAIVVLENIYRHREEGMEQKEAARFGTAEIGLAVMATTFSIVAVFVPVAFMRGIVGRFFYEFGLTVTFAVLVSLFVSFTLTPMLSSRYLKMVTQHNKAFIILENFFNALDTNYRKLLTYALSHRRLVIVSAIIIFIGSLGLTLFIGKEFEPPYDRGEFNIVVRTPLGSSLAETARIVQTIEQQVKQYPEVKYLFTTIGGGEQERVDQGTIFVKLIDRDKRKRSQQELMQLVREQFKIQNSVKISVEEAERIGAGFRAAMVQFNIRGPNLQELQLISNRIIAELKDTPGFVDVDSSFESGKPELRIYIDREKAADLGVSVGAIASTIQTLIGGQKATDYKEAGDRYEVRVRLEAVDRQKASDINRLIVKNKDGKTIQLVNVVKIEEGTGPVEIQRQNRQRQITVLSNLVPGKPLGTAVQEVKAIADKIGIPPGYTTDFTGMAEIMAESFTNIGFALVLAIIVVYMILASQFESFIHPFTIMLSLPLSIVGALGALLLTGKTLNIFSLIGIIMLMGLVTKNAILLVDYTNTLRKRGMERNEALLKAGPVRLRPILMTTAAMIFGMLPIALGLGSGGEIRSPMAVCVIGGLITSTMLTLIVVPVVYTILDDLGRRKKNIPSETS; encoded by the coding sequence ATGAAATTAGCTGAAGTATCAATCAATCGTCCAGTGTTTACCACGATGGTCATTCTTGCACTCATCGTGTTTGGGCTGGTTTCGTTGCAATTGTTAGGCATAGACTTATTTCCGAACGTTGATTTTCCGATGGTTACCGTCACCACCATCTTGCCCGGTGCAGATCCGGAAACTATGGAAACCCGAGTAACAGATGTTATTGAAGAAGCGGTGAATACCTTAAGCGGAATCAAGACACTACGCTCGAGTAGTTCGGAAGGGGTAAGTATGGTGTTTATTGAATTTGAACTGGAAAAAAATGTTGATGTAGTAGCGCAAGATGTTCGGGATAAGGTGGCGAGTATTCGGTCAGAGTTGCCGAAAGATGTTGAAGCGCCGATAGTTGATAAACTGGATTTACAATCATCACCAATTATCGGATTAACCCTGTCTGGGGATAAGTCGGTTAAAGAGTTAACCCGATTTGCAGATAAAGTAGTTAAGGAACGGTTACAACAGATTATCGGGGTTGGTGGCGTGAAAATTGTTGGGGGTCGCGATCGGCAGATTCGGGTTTGGTTGAATGCGAATAAAATGGAAGCGTACCAGTTATCCGCGCCGGAAGTAGTAATGGCGTTAGGGTCGGAAAACGTTGATATCCCTGGGGGACGAATTGAATCGGAAGTGAGAGAGTTGGTGGTTAAAACGAAAGGGGAGTTCGAAAGTCCAACCGCATTTAACGATTTGGTTCTTACCTATCGAAACGGCTTTCCAATAAAATTAAAAGATATTGCGACCATTGAAGATGGGGAAGAAGACGAACGCAGTTTATCGCTCCTGAATGGCCAACGAGCGGTAGCGCTTTTGATTCGACGTCAATCAGGAACCAATATGGTTCAAGTAGCACATCGGGTTAAAGCGGAAATTAAGAAAATTCAAGAGTCGCTCCCTCCTGGCATGCATATGGAAATCGCACAGGATATGTCAACCTATACTGAAGAATCAGTTCGCGATATCCGGTTCCATATTATATTCGGCGGGTTACTTGCAATAGCCATTGTCTTCGTTTTCTTACGGAATATCCGAACAACATTAATTTCAGCCGTTGCTATTCCGACATCAATCATTGCCACCTTCTCGTTTATTAAAGCGATGGGGTTTACCTTAAACATGATGACTTTGCTCGGGTTATCGCTTTCGGTTGGTATGCTAATTGATGATGCGATTGTCGTGCTTGAAAATATTTATCGGCATCGGGAAGAAGGAATGGAGCAGAAAGAAGCTGCACGGTTCGGAACCGCAGAAATCGGACTTGCGGTTATGGCAACGACCTTTTCAATTGTCGCAGTATTCGTTCCGGTAGCGTTTATGCGCGGGATTGTCGGTCGGTTTTTTTATGAATTCGGATTAACGGTAACGTTTGCGGTACTCGTCTCACTTTTCGTTTCGTTTACCTTGACGCCGATGTTAAGCTCACGATACCTGAAAATGGTAACACAACATAATAAAGCATTTATCATTCTCGAGAATTTTTTCAATGCACTGGATACAAACTATCGGAAACTGTTAACGTATGCATTATCGCACCGGCGATTGGTAATTGTTTCTGCAATAATTATTTTCATCGGTAGTCTTGGTTTAACCCTGTTCATTGGGAAAGAATTTGAACCGCCGTATGATCGCGGTGAATTTAATATTGTCGTGAGAACTCCACTCGGCTCCTCACTTGCCGAAACCGCAAGAATTGTTCAAACGATAGAACAGCAGGTAAAACAATATCCGGAAGTAAAATATTTATTCACGACAATCGGCGGCGGGGAACAGGAACGCGTTGACCAAGGGACGATTTTCGTTAAACTCATTGACCGAGACAAACGCAAACGGAGCCAACAGGAGTTGATGCAATTAGTGCGAGAGCAATTTAAGATTCAGAACAGTGTCAAGATATCGGTTGAAGAAGCGGAACGTATTGGCGCTGGATTCCGGGCAGCAATGGTTCAGTTTAATATTCGCGGGCCGAACCTGCAAGAACTGCAGCTAATCTCAAATCGGATTATTGCGGAGTTGAAAGACACCCCTGGATTCGTTGATGTTGATTCAAGTTTTGAAAGCGGAAAGCCGGAACTCCGCATTTATATCGACCGGGAGAAAGCAGCAGATTTAGGGGTATCCGTTGGAGCGATAGCTTCAACAATCCAGACACTTATCGGCGGACAAAAAGCAACCGATTATAAAGAAGCCGGCGACCGCTATGAAGTGCGGGTTCGACTGGAAGCAGTTGATCGGCAGAAAGCGAGTGATATAAATCGGCTGATTGTGAAAAATAAAGATGGGAAAACGATTCAACTCGTGAATGTTGTTAAAATAGAAGAAGGGACAGGGCCGGTTGAAATCCAGCGGCAGAACCGGCAGCGGCAGATAACGGTGTTGAGTAACTTGGTTCCTGGGAAACCGCTCGGAACTGCAGTCCAAGAAGTGAAAGCTATTGCGGATAAAATTGGCATTCCGCCGGGATATACGACCGACTTCACTGGCATGGCAGAAATTATGGCAGAGTCGTTCACGAATATCGGATTTGCATTAGTTCTTGCGATTATTGTCGTGTATATGATACTGGCGTCACAATTTGAAAGTTTTATTCATCCATTTACGATTATGCTTTCTTTGCCACTATCTATTGTTGGCGCGTTAGGTGCGTTACTATTGACCGGAAAAACGTTAAATATTTTTAGCTTAATCGGGATAATTATGCTGATGGGATTAGTTACCAAAAACGCTATTCTATTGGTAGATTATACGAACACGTTACGGAAACGCGGGATGGAACGAAACGAAGCGTTACTAAAAGCTGGTCCAGTTAGATTGCGACCGATTCTGATGACGACTGCAGCGATGATTTTCGGAATGCTCCCGATTGCGCTGGGGTTAGGGTCGGGCGGCGAGATTCGTTCTCCGATGGCGGTCTGTGTCATCGGCGGGTTGATTACGTCAACGATGTTAACCTTGATTGTCGTCCCAGTTGTCTATACCATTTTAGATGATTTAGGTCGAAGGAAAAAGAACATACCATCAGAAACCTCCTAA